A window of the Acidithiobacillus thiooxidans ATCC 19377 genome harbors these coding sequences:
- a CDS encoding class I SAM-dependent methyltransferase — protein MTLRSMEELRQQAQGAQSLNIAFIGVVNGLFSTLHQLQKADSRHLAQQAGMDEGYVTRWCDAAYAFGWLELNSDDQWQLSADGDSMRPEAPGSRMATAIGSVLSAHMAERAAGLMRTGERPGEKVLAERETILPWFGLMLENNFRKTFEEKICPQVPIFAEVDARGGLAVDLGCGNGWYLRALAQRCNHLRGLGLDGFAENVRQAQEIAQQEGLSDRLHFSEGDIHAFSLPEPADLIAMNRALHHVWEKRGAIFDKLRSNLKAEGAVVIWEPAWPDDHRRLREAPLRGMAYQNLTEHVQGNHFLHPEEIASALKEAGLRPEIFPFGSDVMVVGRC, from the coding sequence ATCCCTGAATATTGCTTTCATAGGTGTCGTCAATGGACTGTTCAGCACCCTGCACCAATTGCAGAAGGCCGATTCCCGACATCTCGCTCAGCAAGCGGGCATGGACGAAGGATACGTCACCCGCTGGTGCGATGCTGCTTATGCTTTTGGCTGGCTGGAACTGAATTCCGACGATCAGTGGCAACTCAGCGCAGATGGCGACAGCATGCGCCCCGAGGCTCCGGGTAGCCGCATGGCAACAGCTATTGGTTCGGTCCTGTCGGCACATATGGCTGAACGCGCCGCAGGACTGATGCGCACGGGCGAACGTCCGGGTGAAAAAGTACTGGCGGAACGGGAAACCATTCTGCCCTGGTTTGGGCTGATGCTGGAAAACAATTTCCGCAAGACTTTTGAAGAAAAAATCTGCCCGCAGGTTCCCATATTTGCCGAAGTAGATGCCCGGGGTGGTCTTGCTGTGGATCTCGGTTGCGGAAATGGCTGGTATTTACGGGCACTGGCACAGCGCTGCAACCATTTGCGGGGCCTTGGTCTGGATGGTTTTGCGGAAAATGTGCGGCAGGCGCAGGAAATAGCTCAACAGGAGGGCCTTAGTGACCGTCTGCACTTTTCGGAGGGCGATATCCATGCGTTTTCTCTGCCAGAACCGGCAGATCTGATTGCCATGAATCGTGCCCTTCACCATGTCTGGGAAAAACGTGGGGCCATTTTTGACAAACTGCGTAGCAATCTCAAAGCAGAAGGTGCCGTAGTCATTTGGGAACCCGCATGGCCAGATGATCATCGTCGCCTGCGCGAAGCACCCTTGCGGGGCATGGCTTACCAGAATCTCACCGAGCATGTCCAAGGGAATCATTTCCTGCATCCTGAGGAAATCGCCAGCGCCTTAAAAGAAGCCGGACTAAGGCCAGAAATCTTTCCGTTTGGTAGCGATGTAATGGTGGTGGGGCGCTGCTGA